Proteins encoded by one window of Bacillus sp. DTU_2020_1000418_1_SI_GHA_SEK_038:
- a CDS encoding S8 family serine peptidase, translating to MKKLKIILPLILMLFFHSTAYAQSLHHPPIPKESLQSEKVSIIILEEEKSEQEIKRLIHSIPQLELRHIYKYAFHGFSVKGKQDDINRLSKLANAKITSPVNTYKIHADESVKMIGGEEVRGLFDAKNQRLTGKGVRVGVIDTGIDYTHPDLRVNYGGGYDLVDGDHDPMETLSSQGEGTLHGTHVAGIIAANGKIRGVAPEATIIAYRALGPGGSGTTEQVIAAIDRAIKDKVDVLNLSLGNNVNGPDLPISLALNKAVEKGITAVTSSGNSGPNSWTVGSPGTASKAISVGASTPSLNIPYVDIAGQRIRLEPLQGSVEWNFNKSYEIVKAGLGKKEELKEAEGKIVLLERGELTFTEKAINAHEAGAVAVMIYNNTKGAFFGNLETDVSIPVTALSKENGEKIKKALAENKVFARTHIVKEKDVLADFSSRGPVTSTWEIKPDVVAPGVAINSTVPGGYLPLQGTSMAAPHVAGACALIKQANPDWGPEEIKAALMNTAKPIFNQKGKLYRTFEQGSGRIQIEKALKTNTLAIPASLQFGKFQLADSLHEHTSYVTIKNISTKGQSYSFSIPPAENGLSWKFPLSFFLKPGEKKRVEIKLSVDPELLNKKIYDGNIKLNAGSQTITLPYLYVLEEPNYPRVMGFGIGKGDKKDMYRYEVYLPGGAEEFGIAMFNAESLRFIGFLDWKRNVGKGQLLQEIDSQQLPDPGLYLIKVFAKKAGKEDSIESYLFIQPNGQWVVQNS from the coding sequence ATGAAAAAACTAAAAATAATTTTACCCCTCATCCTCATGCTGTTTTTTCATTCAACCGCATATGCCCAATCACTGCATCACCCTCCCATCCCAAAGGAATCTTTACAGAGCGAAAAGGTATCGATTATTATTCTTGAGGAAGAAAAAAGCGAGCAGGAAATCAAGAGACTTATCCATTCCATCCCCCAGCTGGAATTACGGCATATTTACAAATACGCTTTTCACGGATTTTCCGTAAAGGGAAAGCAAGATGATATTAATCGGCTTTCCAAGTTGGCCAATGCAAAAATTACTTCACCAGTAAACACATACAAAATTCATGCGGACGAAAGTGTGAAAATGATTGGGGGAGAAGAGGTCAGGGGCTTATTTGATGCTAAGAATCAGCGGTTAACTGGAAAAGGCGTTAGGGTTGGCGTCATTGATACAGGGATCGATTATACCCATCCTGATTTAAGAGTGAATTATGGGGGTGGCTATGATTTAGTTGACGGAGATCACGACCCGATGGAAACCTTGTCTTCGCAAGGGGAGGGCACCCTCCATGGGACTCATGTCGCTGGGATCATTGCCGCCAATGGAAAAATTCGCGGGGTTGCTCCGGAAGCCACCATTATTGCCTACCGCGCTCTTGGGCCAGGGGGGAGCGGCACTACTGAGCAGGTGATTGCAGCCATTGATCGTGCCATTAAGGATAAGGTGGATGTTTTAAACTTATCGCTCGGAAATAATGTGAACGGTCCTGATCTTCCAATTAGCTTAGCTTTAAATAAAGCTGTGGAAAAAGGGATTACGGCTGTAACGTCCTCGGGAAATTCGGGTCCGAATAGCTGGACAGTCGGTTCGCCCGGAACAGCCTCCAAAGCGATCTCGGTCGGCGCTTCCACCCCTTCCCTGAACATTCCTTATGTGGATATTGCTGGCCAAAGGATAAGGCTTGAGCCCCTTCAAGGATCGGTGGAATGGAATTTTAATAAATCCTATGAAATCGTCAAAGCTGGATTAGGGAAAAAGGAAGAATTGAAGGAGGCCGAGGGTAAAATTGTTCTTCTGGAAAGAGGGGAGCTTACTTTTACCGAAAAAGCGATAAATGCCCATGAGGCAGGTGCGGTTGCCGTCATGATTTACAATAATACGAAAGGTGCCTTTTTTGGAAATTTAGAGACGGATGTCTCGATTCCGGTTACAGCCCTGTCAAAAGAAAACGGTGAAAAAATCAAAAAAGCTTTAGCGGAGAACAAAGTATTTGCCAGAACCCATATTGTAAAAGAAAAGGATGTCTTGGCAGATTTTAGCTCCCGCGGTCCAGTGACATCCACTTGGGAAATAAAGCCTGATGTCGTTGCGCCTGGGGTCGCGATTAACAGTACTGTGCCTGGCGGGTATTTGCCATTACAGGGGACAAGTATGGCTGCGCCGCATGTCGCGGGGGCCTGTGCATTAATTAAGCAAGCGAATCCCGACTGGGGACCTGAGGAAATTAAGGCGGCTCTTATGAATACGGCAAAACCCATTTTCAATCAAAAGGGAAAGCTGTACCGGACATTCGAGCAAGGCTCTGGGAGAATTCAAATCGAAAAGGCGCTAAAGACCAATACGCTGGCTATCCCTGCGTCCCTTCAATTCGGGAAGTTCCAACTCGCAGACAGTCTACATGAGCATACAAGCTATGTGACGATTAAAAATATCAGCACAAAAGGTCAATCTTATTCATTTTCGATCCCGCCCGCAGAAAACGGCTTGAGCTGGAAATTTCCTTTATCCTTCTTTTTAAAGCCAGGAGAGAAAAAGAGAGTGGAAATCAAGCTTTCTGTTGATCCGGAGCTGCTGAACAAAAAGATTTATGATGGCAATATTAAATTAAATGCCGGGTCACAAACAATCACCCTGCCCTATCTTTATGTCCTTGAGGAACCGAATTATCCGCGGGTAATGGGGTTTGGGATAGGCAAAGGGGATAAAAAGGATATGTACCGCTATGAAGTGTATTTGCCAGGAGGAGCGGAGGAATTTGGAATCGCCATGTTTAATGCAGAAAGTCTACGCTTTATTGGATTTTTGGACTGGAAAAGGAACGTTGGAAAAGGACAGCTTTTGCAGGAGATCGATAGTCAACAGCTTCCAGATCCAGGTCTTTATTTAATCAAAGTTTTTGCCAAAAAGGCGGGAAAAGAAGATTCTATTGAGTCATATCTTTTCATCCAGCCAAATGGCCAATGGGTTGTGCAAAATAGCTAA
- the upp gene encoding uracil phosphoribosyltransferase, with translation MAKVFVFDHPLIQHKLTYIRDKSTGTKDFRELVDEVATLMAFEITRDMSLEDVEIETPISMTKSKVLSGKKIGIIPILRAGIGMVDGILKLIPAAKVGHVGLYRDPKTLQPVEYYVKLPSDVEERDFIVIDPMLATGGSAIEAINSLKKRGATHIKFMCLVAAPEGVEALQQAHPDVDIYIAALDEKLNDHGYIVPGLGDAGDRLFGTK, from the coding sequence ATGGCAAAAGTATTCGTATTCGATCATCCACTAATCCAGCATAAACTTACATACATTCGCGACAAATCTACAGGGACGAAGGATTTCCGCGAGCTTGTAGATGAAGTGGCAACGTTGATGGCGTTTGAAATTACGAGAGATATGTCATTAGAAGACGTTGAAATCGAGACGCCGATTAGCATGACAAAATCGAAAGTCCTCTCTGGGAAAAAGATCGGAATTATCCCGATTCTACGTGCCGGAATTGGAATGGTGGACGGAATCTTAAAGCTAATCCCAGCGGCAAAGGTCGGTCATGTGGGACTATACCGCGATCCAAAAACATTGCAGCCGGTAGAGTATTATGTAAAGCTGCCTAGCGATGTGGAGGAAAGAGATTTCATCGTCATTGACCCGATGCTTGCAACAGGCGGATCCGCAATTGAAGCGATTAATTCCTTGAAAAAGCGTGGTGCAACACATATTAAATTCATGTGCCTAGTTGCCGCACCAGAAGGAGTCGAGGCGCTTCAACAAGCTCACCCGGATGTAGATATTTATATCGCAGCCCTAGATGAAAAGTTAAATGACCACGGCTATATCGTTCCTGGACTAGGAGATGCGGGAGATAGATTGTTTGGGACGAAGTAA
- the glyA gene encoding serine hydroxymethyltransferase: protein MKHLAKQDELVFKSIQDELGRQRSKIELIASENFVSEAVMEAQGSVLTNKYAEGYPGRRYYGGCEHVDVVENLARDRAKEIFGAEHVNVQPHSGAQANMAVYFTILEPGDTVLGMNLSHGGHLTHGSPVNFSGVLYNFVEYGVDEKTQMIDYDVVLEKAREHKPKLIVAGASAYPRAIDFKRFREIADEVGAILMVDMAHIAGLVAAGLHQNPVPYADFVTTTTHKTLRGPRGGMILCKEEYAKKIDKSIFPGIQGGPLMHVIAAKAVSFGEALQEDFKTYAGNIISNAKVLGEALQKEGINLVSGGTDNHLLLVDLRSLGLTGKIAEHVLDEIGITVNKNTIPFDPQSPFVTSGIRIGTAAVTSRGFGEKEMQEIASIIALTLKNHEDASKLEEARNRVEALTSNFTLYPEY, encoded by the coding sequence ATGAAGCATTTAGCAAAGCAAGATGAGCTAGTTTTCAAGTCCATTCAAGATGAGTTAGGACGCCAAAGATCAAAAATTGAATTAATCGCTTCTGAGAACTTTGTGAGTGAAGCAGTAATGGAAGCACAAGGATCTGTGCTGACAAATAAATATGCAGAAGGCTATCCGGGCCGCCGCTATTATGGCGGATGCGAACATGTCGATGTTGTGGAAAATTTAGCTCGTGACCGCGCGAAGGAAATTTTCGGAGCAGAGCATGTGAACGTGCAGCCGCACTCTGGTGCTCAAGCGAACATGGCTGTATACTTCACAATTTTAGAGCCAGGCGATACGGTTCTTGGTATGAATTTATCCCATGGCGGTCACTTAACACATGGCAGCCCTGTAAACTTCAGTGGAGTTCTATACAATTTTGTTGAGTACGGTGTAGACGAAAAGACTCAAATGATCGACTATGATGTGGTTCTTGAAAAAGCACGCGAACATAAACCGAAGCTAATCGTAGCGGGCGCAAGTGCTTATCCACGTGCGATTGATTTTAAACGTTTCCGTGAAATCGCTGATGAAGTGGGAGCTATTTTAATGGTGGATATGGCTCATATCGCTGGTCTTGTCGCAGCTGGCTTACATCAAAACCCAGTTCCTTATGCAGATTTTGTGACAACAACTACTCATAAAACACTTCGCGGCCCGCGCGGCGGTATGATTCTTTGTAAAGAAGAATATGCGAAGAAAATTGATAAATCCATCTTCCCTGGCATTCAAGGCGGTCCATTAATGCATGTGATTGCGGCGAAAGCTGTTTCATTTGGCGAAGCGCTTCAAGAAGACTTCAAAACATATGCAGGCAATATCATTTCCAATGCGAAGGTTCTTGGGGAAGCCCTTCAAAAAGAAGGAATCAACCTTGTTTCTGGCGGTACAGACAATCATTTACTTCTAGTTGACTTGCGTTCTCTAGGCCTAACAGGAAAAATTGCTGAACATGTGCTTGATGAAATCGGCATCACTGTGAACAAAAATACGATTCCATTCGATCCACAGAGCCCATTTGTAACAAGCGGTATCCGCATCGGTACAGCAGCTGTAACATCCCGTGGATTCGGTGAAAAAGAAATGCAAGAAATTGCATCCATCATTGCTCTTACACTGAAAAACCACGAAGACGCAAGCAAGCTTGAGGAAGCAAGAAATCGCGTAGAAGCTTTAACAAGCAACTTTACATTATATCCTGAATATTAA
- a CDS encoding TIGR01440 family protein, giving the protein MSEYIHAWEKQLTDIIQDFSEQVPLNHRHILVVGCSTSEVAGKKIGTAGTEQVAEMIFNRLKGFSENTGVALAFQCCEHLNRALVVERHTAEEKSLEEVTVVPVRTAGGAMATYAFAHFKDPVVVEHIKADAGIDIGDTFIGMHIKHVAVPIRTAQKTVGDAHVTLAKTRPKLVGGARAVYERKAENESCL; this is encoded by the coding sequence ATGTCGGAATACATTCATGCTTGGGAAAAGCAGCTAACAGATATTATTCAAGATTTTAGTGAGCAAGTGCCCCTCAATCATCGGCATATTTTAGTGGTCGGATGCAGCACGAGTGAGGTGGCCGGGAAGAAAATCGGAACAGCCGGCACTGAGCAGGTAGCCGAAATGATTTTTAACAGACTAAAAGGCTTTAGTGAAAATACAGGCGTAGCTCTCGCTTTTCAATGCTGCGAGCATTTGAACCGCGCTTTAGTCGTAGAGCGGCATACAGCGGAGGAGAAAAGTCTTGAGGAAGTCACTGTGGTTCCGGTTCGTACGGCTGGCGGCGCCATGGCAACGTATGCTTTTGCGCATTTCAAGGATCCGGTTGTAGTTGAACATATTAAGGCAGACGCGGGAATCGATATTGGTGATACTTTCATCGGCATGCATATTAAACATGTGGCTGTACCGATTAGAACCGCTCAGAAAACGGTTGGCGATGCACATGTGACATTAGCCAAAACGAGACCAAAGCTGGTCGGCGGCGCAAGAGCTGTATACGAAAGAAAAGCAGAAAATGAATCTTGCCTATAA
- the rpiB gene encoding ribose 5-phosphate isomerase B has translation MKVAIASDHGGIHIREEIKGLMTEMGIEFEDFGCECETSVDYPDYALPVAEKVANGEFDRGILVCGTGIGMSIAANKVKGIRCALVHDLFSAKATREHNDSNMLAMGERVIGPGLAREIAKVWLTTEYEGGRHENRVGKIKNYENK, from the coding sequence ATGAAGGTAGCAATTGCTTCAGATCACGGCGGCATTCACATTCGCGAGGAAATTAAAGGGCTCATGACAGAAATGGGCATTGAATTTGAGGACTTTGGCTGTGAGTGTGAAACATCGGTAGATTATCCAGATTATGCGCTGCCTGTTGCTGAAAAGGTAGCGAATGGTGAATTTGATAGAGGGATTCTTGTATGCGGGACTGGCATCGGGATGAGTATTGCGGCAAATAAGGTGAAGGGCATCCGTTGTGCGCTTGTGCACGATCTTTTCAGTGCGAAGGCAACACGCGAGCATAATGACAGCAATATGCTGGCAATGGGTGAACGCGTTATTGGTCCAGGACTGGCACGTGAAATCGCAAAGGTATGGCTGACAACTGAATACGAGGGCGGCCGCCACGAAAACCGAGTTGGAAAAATTAAGAACTACGAAAATAAATAG
- a CDS encoding methyl-accepting chemotaxis protein has translation MLANLREMVQKIDENFRETNEKVIAISKESSYAAEQANSIARTINEISLGADNSAIAIQSTAELVEDVISIAEEVQAKAKASVAVSSEMVQDLHDSKKVIHSLVSGIEKLANENQESLQTVIRLEENARKVEQIIQLVGDIAAQTNLLALNASIEAARAGEHGKGFAVVAEEVRKLADESATAVQGISELISNIQAEVQNVVKQISEQVETANNEAKKGTETNVVIEEMTKTVNEMASFVSAITDLVDRQMESIQHTSTQSQEVAAIAEETSAGAQEVATATDQQNEVMSNVENLASELKEQAEKLKNTITRFQI, from the coding sequence ATGCTTGCGAATTTAAGAGAAATGGTTCAAAAGATTGATGAGAACTTTCGTGAAACAAATGAGAAGGTAATCGCGATTTCCAAGGAATCCTCCTATGCGGCTGAACAAGCCAATTCCATTGCCCGAACGATCAATGAAATTTCACTTGGAGCTGACAATTCAGCGATTGCGATTCAGTCTACAGCGGAACTTGTTGAAGATGTAATTAGCATAGCGGAAGAGGTTCAAGCGAAAGCGAAGGCTTCTGTAGCCGTTTCTAGTGAAATGGTTCAGGATCTCCATGATTCGAAAAAGGTGATTCACTCTCTCGTATCAGGGATTGAAAAGCTTGCCAATGAAAATCAGGAATCTTTGCAAACGGTTATCCGCTTAGAAGAGAATGCGAGAAAAGTAGAACAGATTATCCAGCTTGTTGGTGACATTGCTGCCCAGACGAATCTTCTAGCATTAAATGCTTCCATTGAAGCAGCACGTGCTGGCGAACATGGGAAAGGCTTTGCCGTTGTTGCTGAGGAAGTAAGGAAGCTGGCAGATGAAAGTGCGACCGCTGTTCAAGGAATTTCAGAATTAATTTCGAATATCCAAGCTGAGGTTCAAAATGTCGTTAAGCAAATTTCCGAGCAAGTCGAGACCGCTAACAATGAAGCGAAAAAGGGAACAGAAACTAATGTAGTCATTGAGGAAATGACGAAAACAGTTAACGAAATGGCTTCCTTTGTTTCTGCTATTACCGATTTGGTTGACCGTCAAATGGAAAGCATTCAGCATACATCCACCCAATCTCAGGAGGTCGCAGCGATTGCGGAAGAAACCTCCGCAGGCGCTCAGGAAGTGGCAACAGCTACAGACCAGCAAAACGAGGTCATGTCGAATGTCGAAAATCTTGCAAGTGAACTAAAAGAACAAGCGGAAAAATTAAAGAATACGATTACGAGATTTCAGATTTAA
- a CDS encoding low molecular weight protein arginine phosphatase has translation MTRILFVCTGNTCRSPMAEAILRSMGIPGVEVKSAGVYAQDGSDASEHTRTVLAEEGIDIDHQASMINESLVNWTSCILTMTESHKAAVTRMFPNAAGKIFTLKEFAGIEGDLDIIDPFGGPAEIYRKTFNEMKIAISEIIKKL, from the coding sequence ATGACTCGAATTTTATTTGTGTGTACGGGGAACACATGCCGGAGCCCTATGGCTGAGGCCATTTTGAGGAGTATGGGAATTCCTGGTGTAGAGGTGAAATCAGCAGGCGTTTATGCACAAGATGGAAGCGATGCGTCAGAACATACACGAACGGTTCTCGCGGAAGAAGGAATCGATATCGATCATCAAGCTTCTATGATCAACGAAAGCCTAGTTAATTGGACAAGCTGTATTTTGACCATGACGGAAAGCCATAAGGCTGCAGTCACACGGATGTTTCCAAATGCCGCGGGGAAAATATTCACGTTGAAGGAATTTGCCGGGATTGAAGGGGACCTAGATATTATAGATCCTTTCGGGGGACCCGCTGAAATTTATCGAAAAACCTTCAATGAGATGAAAATAGCAATATCAGAAATAATAAAAAAACTATAA